From the Panthera leo isolate Ple1 chromosome C1, P.leo_Ple1_pat1.1, whole genome shotgun sequence genome, one window contains:
- the LZIC gene encoding protein LZIC, which yields MRLAEVLLLRASARSGPSEIKMASRGKTETSKLKQNLEEQLDRLMQQLQDLEECREELDTDEYEETKKETLEQLSEFNDSLKKIMSGNMTLVDELSGMQLAIQAAISQAFKTPEVIRLFAKKQPGQLRTRLAEMDRDLMVGKLERGLYTQQKVEILTALRKLGEKLTADDEAFLSANAGAILSQFEKVSTDLGSGDKVLALASFEVEKTKK from the exons ATGCGTCTGGCGGAAGTGCTCCTACTGCGAGCGTCCGCCCGGTCCGGACCCTCAG AGATCAAAATGGCTTccagaggaaagacagagacaagcaAATTAAAGCAGAATTTAGAAGAACAGTTGGATAGACTAATGCAGCAATTACAAGATCTGGAGGAATGCAG AGAGGAACTTGATACAGATGAATatgaagaaaccaaaaaggaaactCTGGAGCAACTAAGTGAATTTAATGATTCACTGAAGAAAATCATGTCTGGAAATATGACTTTGGTAGATGAGCTCAGTGGAATGCAACTG GCTATCCAGGCAGCTATCAGCCAGGCCTTTAAAACCCCAGAGGTCATCAGATTATTTGCAAAGAAACAACCAGGTCAACTTCGGACAAGGTTAGCGGAG ATGGATAGAGATCTCATGGTAGGAAAGCTGGAAAGAGGCCTGTACACTCAACAGAAAGTGGAGATACTAACAGCTCTCAGGAAACTTGGAGAGAAG ctgACCGCAGATGATGAGGCCTTCTTGTCAGCAAATGCAGGTGCCATACTCAGCCAGTTTGAGAAAGTGTCTACAGACCTCG GCTCTGGAGACAAAGTTCTTGCATTGGCAAGTTTTGaggttgaaaaaacaaaaaaatga